In the genome of Allorhizobium ampelinum S4, one region contains:
- a CDS encoding glycerate kinase type-2 family protein, with protein MIWTDTSARNALRRMFDAAVASADPAKVVAYHLPEPPKGRCVVIGAGKASAAMAAALDTAWTGVDLSGVVVTRYGHAVPAGRIDIIEAAHPVPDAMSLEAAGRITACIRDLGPDDLVIALISGGGSALLVSPAGRMTLDDKKAVNKALLESGATISEMNTVRRQLSTIKGGRLAQLAYPARVVSLLISDVPGDDPSEIASGPTVANPTSIDDAREIVARYRLSLPAAAEEVLSSGGAPSGPANPNTVVRMIASPGKALAAAAQVARDQGLNPLILGDALQGEAKDVGTVLAAIATSAKQKGEPVSGPAVILSGGETSVSLSSDATGRGGRNTEFLLSLAIGLNGLDRVWAIAGDTDGLDGIEDAAGAIVTPDTLSRMRNAGVTPRTALARHDSYTAFKAVDDLIITGPTLTNVNDIRAILIG; from the coding sequence ATGATCTGGACGGATACTTCCGCTCGCAACGCGCTGCGCCGAATGTTCGATGCAGCCGTAGCAAGTGCCGACCCGGCGAAGGTGGTCGCGTATCACCTTCCCGAACCGCCGAAGGGTCGGTGCGTGGTCATCGGTGCTGGCAAGGCATCGGCGGCCATGGCGGCTGCCCTCGATACAGCATGGACCGGTGTCGACCTTAGTGGTGTCGTGGTCACCCGTTACGGTCACGCTGTTCCGGCGGGACGGATCGACATCATCGAGGCGGCCCATCCTGTACCTGACGCAATGAGCCTTGAAGCGGCGGGACGTATCACCGCCTGTATCCGCGATCTCGGTCCTGACGATCTGGTGATTGCGTTGATTTCGGGTGGCGGGTCCGCGCTGCTTGTTTCTCCGGCCGGGCGCATGACGCTCGACGACAAAAAGGCGGTCAACAAGGCCCTGCTGGAAAGCGGTGCAACAATCTCCGAGATGAACACCGTGCGCCGGCAATTGTCGACCATTAAGGGCGGTCGTCTGGCGCAACTCGCCTATCCCGCCCGTGTCGTCAGCCTTCTGATTTCCGACGTACCCGGCGACGACCCTTCGGAGATCGCCTCTGGCCCGACCGTCGCCAACCCAACCAGCATCGACGACGCGCGCGAGATCGTCGCGCGGTATCGCCTGTCGCTGCCGGCGGCTGCAGAAGAAGTTCTGTCTAGTGGCGGCGCACCGAGTGGTCCTGCAAATCCGAACACCGTGGTTCGAATGATCGCCTCGCCGGGCAAAGCCCTGGCTGCTGCGGCGCAGGTCGCGCGGGACCAGGGACTGAATCCTCTCATTCTTGGCGATGCGCTCCAGGGTGAAGCCAAGGACGTCGGTACGGTCCTCGCCGCAATTGCGACCTCGGCGAAACAGAAAGGAGAACCGGTTTCCGGTCCTGCTGTCATTCTCTCCGGTGGCGAAACCTCGGTCTCGCTTTCATCGGACGCGACGGGGCGCGGCGGTCGAAACACAGAATTTCTCCTCAGTCTCGCGATCGGATTGAATGGCCTGGACAGGGTCTGGGCAATCGCAGGCGACACCGACGGCCTCGACGGTATCGAGGATGCGGCCGGAGCAATCGTAACGCCCGACACCCTTTCGCGCATGCGCAATGCAGGCGTCACGCCACGCACCGCTCTGGCCCGCCACGACAGCTATACGGCGTTCAAAGCCGTCGACGACCTCATCATCACCGGTCCGACACTCACCAACGTCAACGACATCCGTGCAATCCTGATTGGCTAA
- a CDS encoding tartrate dehydrogenase, with the protein MREYKIAAIPADGIGPEVIAAGLQVLEALEKRSGDFKIHTETFDWGSDYYKKHGVMMPSDGLETLKPFDAIYFGAVGAPDVPDHITLWGLRLPICQGFDQYANVRPTKILPGITPPLRNCGPGDLDWIIVRENSEGEYSGHGGRAHKGLPEEVGTEVAIFTRVGVTRIMRYAFKLAQSRPRKLLTVVTKSNAQRHGMVMWDEIAAEVSKEFPDVTWDKMLVDAMTVRMTLKPESLDTIVATNLHADILSDLAGALAGSLGVAPTGNIDPERRFPSMFEPIHGSAFDITGKGIANPIATFWTAAQMLEHLGERDAAARLMAAVERVTEAGILTPDVGGKATTQQVTDAVCEAIAGSNILVAAE; encoded by the coding sequence ATGCGTGAATACAAGATTGCAGCCATCCCCGCCGATGGCATCGGACCCGAAGTCATCGCTGCCGGCCTGCAGGTGCTGGAAGCTCTGGAGAAGCGTAGCGGCGACTTTAAAATTCACACCGAAACCTTCGACTGGGGTTCTGATTACTACAAGAAGCATGGCGTGATGATGCCATCCGACGGACTTGAAACGCTGAAGCCCTTTGACGCGATCTATTTCGGTGCCGTCGGCGCACCGGACGTGCCGGATCACATCACACTCTGGGGTCTTCGTCTTCCGATCTGCCAGGGTTTCGACCAGTACGCGAACGTCCGTCCGACGAAAATCCTGCCTGGCATCACGCCGCCGTTGCGCAACTGCGGCCCGGGCGATCTCGACTGGATCATCGTTCGTGAGAACTCCGAAGGTGAATATTCCGGCCACGGCGGCCGCGCCCACAAGGGACTTCCGGAAGAAGTCGGAACGGAAGTTGCGATCTTCACCCGTGTCGGTGTCACCCGTATCATGCGCTACGCCTTCAAGCTCGCGCAGTCTCGCCCGCGCAAGCTGCTAACGGTCGTGACCAAGTCCAACGCCCAGCGCCACGGCATGGTCATGTGGGACGAGATCGCGGCCGAAGTTTCGAAAGAGTTTCCTGACGTCACCTGGGACAAGATGCTCGTCGATGCCATGACAGTGCGCATGACGCTCAAGCCCGAGAGCCTCGACACGATCGTCGCCACCAACCTGCATGCCGACATCCTGTCTGACCTCGCCGGTGCATTGGCAGGGTCTCTGGGCGTCGCTCCCACAGGCAACATTGATCCCGAGCGTCGCTTCCCTTCGATGTTCGAACCGATCCACGGTTCGGCGTTCGATATCACCGGCAAGGGTATCGCAAACCCGATCGCCACTTTCTGGACTGCGGCACAGATGCTGGAACATCTGGGCGAGCGCGATGCGGCTGCACGGCTGATGGCAGCCGTGGAGCGGGTTACCGAGGCGGGCATTCTGACACCCGACGTTGGCGGCAAGGCAACGACCCAGCAAGTTACGGATGCCGTCTGCGAGGCGATCGCCGGCTCGAACATCCTCGTGGCTGCCGAATGA
- a CDS encoding MFS transporter codes for MTGELETRVLRKITWRIVPFIMVLYLIAFIDRVNIGFASLTMNQDLGFSSTVFGFGAGIFFLGYFLFEVPSNLILNKVGARIWIARVMITWGIVSGCMALVQGSTSFYILRFLLGVAEAGFFPGIILYLSYWFPARRRAAVTAMFMAAAPLATAIGSPISGALLEMHGLWGLAGWQWMFIIEAIPAVILGVVVLFYLTDRPEKANWLTDEERNWLVKTMEQEQAGKPKASHSIWAGLADVRVLALSLVYFGTSAGLYTLGIWAPQIIKGFGLASFHVGLINAIPAIFAVVGMILWARHSDKTGERTWHVVGACLLAAAGLAFATGAMTVFTVLVALTLVNIGISASKPPLWSMPTLFLSGPAAAAGIATINSIGNLGGFVGPSMIGWIKDTTGSFAGGLYFVSALLVISAIVTLILAKTSSGSPKHKPSIQH; via the coding sequence ATGACTGGCGAATTGGAGACGCGCGTATTGCGCAAAATCACGTGGCGCATTGTGCCATTCATCATGGTCCTGTATCTCATTGCATTCATCGATCGCGTGAACATCGGTTTCGCGTCGCTGACGATGAACCAAGACCTTGGGTTCTCGTCCACGGTCTTCGGTTTCGGCGCTGGCATCTTTTTTCTCGGTTACTTCCTGTTTGAAGTGCCGTCCAATCTCATTCTGAACAAAGTCGGTGCGCGTATCTGGATCGCTCGGGTAATGATCACCTGGGGCATCGTATCAGGCTGTATGGCGCTGGTTCAGGGATCGACGAGCTTCTACATTCTACGCTTCCTGCTGGGTGTCGCCGAAGCTGGCTTCTTTCCCGGCATCATCCTCTATCTGAGCTACTGGTTCCCGGCGCGGCGTCGCGCCGCCGTTACCGCCATGTTCATGGCTGCCGCGCCTCTCGCGACAGCTATCGGATCGCCGATTTCCGGCGCGCTCCTCGAGATGCACGGCCTCTGGGGCCTGGCCGGATGGCAGTGGATGTTCATTATCGAAGCCATTCCTGCAGTTATCCTCGGCGTCGTCGTCCTGTTCTATCTGACGGACCGCCCGGAAAAGGCAAACTGGCTGACCGACGAAGAGCGTAACTGGCTCGTCAAGACGATGGAGCAGGAGCAGGCCGGAAAGCCAAAGGCAAGCCACAGCATCTGGGCCGGTCTCGCCGATGTTCGAGTGCTCGCCTTATCGCTGGTTTACTTTGGTACTTCTGCGGGCCTCTATACACTCGGCATCTGGGCACCGCAGATTATCAAGGGCTTCGGTCTGGCCTCCTTCCATGTCGGCCTGATCAATGCCATTCCCGCAATTTTTGCCGTTGTCGGGATGATCCTGTGGGCACGCCATTCCGACAAGACAGGTGAGCGCACCTGGCATGTTGTCGGCGCTTGCCTGCTCGCTGCGGCAGGACTTGCCTTCGCCACGGGCGCGATGACGGTCTTTACGGTCCTCGTTGCCCTGACGCTGGTCAATATCGGCATCAGCGCCTCAAAGCCGCCGCTTTGGAGCATGCCGACGCTCTTCCTATCCGGCCCGGCCGCGGCCGCGGGCATCGCGACGATCAATTCGATCGGCAATCTCGGCGGCTTCGTCGGTCCGTCGATGATTGGCTGGATCAAGGACACGACCGGTAGCTTCGCAGGCGGCCTGTACTTCGTCTCCGCCCTCCTGGTCATATCCGCGATCGTCACCCTGATCCTCGCCAAGACCTCCTCGGGCTCGCCGAAACACAAACCGTCCATACAACACTGA
- a CDS encoding LysR family transcriptional regulator, which translates to MELEQLRCFVVVADELHFGRAAQKAGILPASLGRHVRLLEESLGTQLFVRTTRSVNLTQDGVLLLEEVKPILDRLEKLADRFRGASHEHSQFLRIGTIDSAAAGLVPQLLQDFREVSPGTIVQIVEDKTIRLVPKLLAGRLDVILIRPTHGLSRAISVKPLFFETAVVAVSSTNPLAAAGEVTVDALVDEPLIVPDRRSRPHSHDLTMNIFAKAGLRPRIAQVADEKQTIINLVAAGIGSAIVPRWTAKLTVKGLKFLSIRTSDDSRLETLPLAAAWMKGVRDAGRDQLIKLMGDNADRYFEHA; encoded by the coding sequence ATGGAGCTTGAGCAGCTAAGGTGTTTCGTTGTTGTTGCCGACGAATTGCACTTCGGGAGAGCGGCCCAAAAAGCCGGGATTTTACCTGCGTCTCTCGGTCGTCATGTCCGTCTCCTTGAAGAGTCGCTCGGGACGCAGCTGTTCGTGCGGACGACGCGCAGCGTTAATCTCACGCAGGATGGTGTTTTGCTCCTTGAGGAGGTCAAGCCAATCCTGGACCGTCTTGAGAAGCTCGCGGATCGGTTTCGCGGCGCAAGTCATGAGCATTCCCAGTTCCTTCGCATTGGAACGATAGACAGCGCGGCGGCAGGCCTGGTCCCGCAGCTTCTACAGGATTTTCGAGAAGTCTCTCCGGGCACGATCGTCCAGATCGTCGAAGATAAGACCATTAGGCTGGTGCCTAAGCTTCTGGCCGGACGGCTTGACGTCATTCTGATCCGGCCTACGCATGGGTTGAGCCGCGCCATCTCGGTGAAGCCTTTGTTTTTCGAAACAGCGGTCGTCGCCGTTTCATCTACCAATCCGCTTGCTGCGGCTGGCGAGGTAACGGTGGACGCCTTGGTAGACGAACCGCTCATCGTCCCGGATCGCCGGTCTCGTCCCCACAGTCACGATCTTACGATGAACATATTCGCAAAGGCTGGGCTCCGCCCGCGTATCGCGCAGGTCGCGGACGAGAAGCAGACGATCATCAATCTCGTCGCAGCGGGCATCGGATCCGCGATCGTACCGCGTTGGACGGCGAAGCTGACCGTCAAAGGCCTGAAGTTCCTGTCGATCCGCACGTCGGACGACAGCCGGCTGGAAACGCTTCCGCTCGCGGCAGCCTGGATGAAGGGTGTTAGAGACGCAGGCCGGGATCAGCTCATCAAGCTTATGGGCGACAACGCTGATCGTTATTTCGAACACGCATAG
- a CDS encoding gluconokinase produces MTAFEPSPSISFGSVTVVIGVSGCGKSTVAKRLAEEVGWRFLEGDTLHPEANILKMRRGIPLSDDDRLPWLERIADELLSASDKGEGIVASCSALKFIYRERLRDRLGRRLNFVFLNASYEALSIRLGGRTNHFMPPSLLRSQFATLETPAGEPDAYEVNAELGIEDILDCVRALFTKKGRITGYGAR; encoded by the coding sequence GTGACTGCTTTTGAACCCTCGCCAAGCATATCATTTGGCAGCGTAACCGTTGTGATAGGTGTCTCAGGTTGCGGCAAATCCACCGTCGCGAAGCGACTAGCGGAAGAAGTTGGATGGCGTTTTTTGGAAGGTGATACGCTTCATCCTGAAGCCAATATTTTGAAAATGCGTCGAGGCATTCCATTATCCGATGACGATCGTCTTCCGTGGCTGGAGAGGATTGCCGACGAACTTTTGTCGGCATCGGACAAGGGGGAAGGCATTGTCGCCTCTTGCTCAGCGCTTAAATTTATTTATCGGGAACGGCTACGCGACCGTTTAGGCCGAAGGCTGAATTTCGTATTTCTCAACGCTTCGTATGAGGCACTTAGTATCCGACTTGGCGGCCGGACGAACCATTTCATGCCACCGTCACTGCTTCGCAGTCAATTCGCGACGCTTGAGACGCCTGCAGGAGAACCGGACGCCTATGAAGTAAACGCAGAATTGGGCATCGAGGATATCCTTGATTGCGTGCGGGCGCTATTCACGAAAAAGGGGCGTATAACTGGCTACGGTGCCAGGTGA
- a CDS encoding SDR family oxidoreductase, which translates to MLERTLFNLDGKHALVTGSSQGIGLAIAEGLASYGASVTLNGRDPAKLEAARNTLKKAGAEVNAAAFDVTDAKAATNGVRLIEERFGPVDILVNNAGMQFRSPLDKFPHDKWDALLRTNVSSVFYVSQPVAQQMIERGGGKIINIASVQSELARPGIAPYTATKGAVKNLTRGMCTDWARHGLQINAIAPGYFKTPLNQALVDDTAFSAWLETRTPAGRWGNVSELIGAAVFLASDASSFINGHTLYVDGGITVSL; encoded by the coding sequence ATGCTGGAAAGAACACTCTTCAATCTGGACGGCAAGCATGCGCTCGTCACCGGATCAAGCCAGGGCATCGGCCTGGCGATTGCCGAAGGCCTTGCGAGCTATGGCGCAAGCGTAACCCTGAACGGCCGCGATCCCGCCAAGCTTGAGGCGGCCCGGAACACGCTCAAAAAAGCAGGAGCCGAGGTCAACGCCGCTGCGTTCGATGTCACGGACGCAAAGGCAGCGACGAATGGCGTCCGCCTTATTGAGGAACGTTTCGGACCAGTCGACATCCTTGTCAACAATGCCGGCATGCAGTTTCGCTCGCCACTTGATAAGTTTCCGCACGACAAGTGGGACGCGCTGCTGAGGACAAATGTCTCGAGCGTCTTCTACGTTTCGCAGCCCGTCGCGCAGCAAATGATCGAACGGGGCGGCGGCAAGATCATCAACATTGCCTCGGTGCAAAGCGAACTCGCACGCCCCGGCATCGCGCCATATACGGCAACCAAGGGCGCAGTTAAAAACCTGACACGCGGCATGTGCACTGACTGGGCCCGTCATGGGTTACAGATCAACGCCATCGCACCCGGCTATTTTAAAACTCCACTCAATCAGGCTCTTGTCGATGACACGGCGTTTTCCGCGTGGCTTGAGACACGCACACCGGCAGGCCGCTGGGGCAACGTGTCAGAACTTATCGGCGCTGCAGTGTTCCTTGCGAGTGATGCATCGTCATTCATCAATGGGCATACACTTTATGTCGATGGCGGGATTACCGTATCGCTCTAG